The Thermoplasmata archaeon genome window below encodes:
- a CDS encoding DNA primase small subunit domain-containing protein, whose amino-acid sequence MAKTVALDGPALAWARRQFARYYAETVVEPPYRFARREFAAFPFSTETLMRRHEAFRTVEEYRAWLPREVPRHVYYSTAYYRKPSEPTMAAKEWLGADLIFDLDSDHLRGAEHLDYAGQLARVKVKLRELVDDFLFGDFGIDPADASLVFSGGRGYHVHVRNEAFLSLTSPERRELVDYLVGSGFDPHDAVTARSAGGPSSWTPSDASPDETGAPGHLPGKVRQLAPADAPGWKGRTTRAVLDLLAHWEAIGVDETAKEIAALGMGPARAKRLARMFVEEGGSRRVRTSLSLDVFDKDLPKEFWDAVLARAAIRVEGETDAPVTTDIHRLIRLPRSLHGGTGFRVLPLTRETLDAFDPFRDAPLRSTGEERQRVTFTTVVDYPFPEGVRGTPGASEELFTPTALFLVLRGEAELPPSPG is encoded by the coding sequence GTGGCGAAGACGGTCGCGCTCGACGGACCTGCGCTCGCGTGGGCTCGGCGACAGTTCGCCCGGTACTACGCCGAGACAGTGGTCGAGCCACCGTACCGGTTCGCGCGCCGCGAGTTCGCGGCCTTCCCGTTCTCGACCGAGACGCTCATGCGCCGGCACGAGGCCTTCCGGACGGTGGAGGAGTATCGAGCCTGGCTCCCCCGTGAGGTCCCGCGCCACGTCTACTATTCCACGGCGTACTACCGCAAACCTTCCGAGCCGACCATGGCGGCGAAGGAGTGGCTCGGGGCGGACCTTATCTTCGATCTGGATTCGGATCACCTCCGGGGGGCCGAGCACCTCGATTACGCCGGCCAGCTCGCGCGGGTCAAGGTGAAACTGCGCGAACTCGTCGACGACTTCCTGTTCGGGGATTTCGGCATCGATCCCGCGGACGCGTCGCTCGTCTTCTCCGGCGGTCGCGGGTACCACGTCCACGTCCGGAACGAAGCGTTCCTCAGTCTCACGAGCCCGGAGCGGCGCGAGCTGGTCGATTACCTCGTGGGTTCCGGGTTCGATCCCCACGACGCGGTCACGGCGAGGTCCGCGGGAGGCCCAAGCTCGTGGACCCCGTCCGACGCCTCCCCCGATGAGACGGGGGCCCCGGGCCACCTTCCGGGCAAGGTCCGCCAGCTCGCGCCTGCCGACGCTCCGGGTTGGAAGGGCCGGACGACGCGCGCGGTCCTCGATCTGCTCGCGCACTGGGAAGCGATCGGGGTCGACGAGACCGCGAAGGAGATCGCGGCCCTCGGGATGGGCCCGGCGCGCGCGAAGCGGCTTGCCCGGATGTTCGTCGAGGAGGGCGGAAGCCGGAGGGTCCGGACGAGCCTCAGCCTCGATGTCTTCGACAAGGATCTTCCCAAGGAGTTCTGGGACGCCGTGCTCGCTCGGGCGGCGATCCGGGTCGAGGGCGAGACGGATGCTCCCGTCACGACGGACATCCATCGGCTCATCCGCCTACCGCGATCGCTGCACGGTGGTACGGGATTCCGTGTTCTACCGTTGACCCGCGAGACGCTCGACGCGTTCGATCCGTTCCGCGACGCGCCGCTGCGTTCGACCGGTGAGGAACGCCAGCGCGTGACGTTCACGACGGTCGTTGACTACCCGTTCCCGGAGGGCGTGCGCGGCACGCCCGGCGCGTCCGAGG
- a CDS encoding KH domain-containing protein: protein MPTLYARIPDDRIGVLIGPGGQTKREIARRTGASITIEDEGQVRITSPDTEPEHAMMGRDVVLAVGRGFSPPRALRLTKEGTVLTILDIKFETGKRAKGALRRIRSRLIGTDGRARARIEELSGCSVSVYGATVSLIGEEAQMERATRAVELLLRGSEHSTVFHLLARLRRDDLAAEALDPLDDDELAG, encoded by the coding sequence ATGCCGACGCTCTACGCCCGCATTCCCGACGACCGGATCGGGGTCCTCATCGGCCCCGGTGGTCAGACCAAGCGCGAGATCGCCCGTCGGACCGGGGCGAGCATCACGATCGAGGACGAGGGGCAGGTCCGGATTACCTCCCCCGACACCGAGCCCGAGCACGCGATGATGGGACGGGACGTGGTGCTGGCGGTCGGACGGGGATTCTCTCCTCCGCGCGCGCTCCGCCTCACCAAAGAAGGCACGGTCCTCACCATCCTGGACATCAAGTTCGAGACCGGGAAGCGCGCGAAGGGGGCGCTGCGTCGCATCCGATCGCGCCTGATCGGCACGGACGGTCGCGCGCGGGCCCGCATCGAGGAGCTCTCGGGCTGTTCGGTGAGCGTCTACGGAGCGACCGTCTCCCTCATCGGCGAGGAAGCGCAGATGGAGCGCGCGACGCGCGCGGTCGAGCTGCTCCTGCGCGGCAGCGAGCACTCCACCGTCTTCCACCTCCTCGCTCGCCTGCGCCGCGACGACCTGGCCGCGGAAGCGCTCGACCCGCTGGACGATGACGAGCTCGCGGGGTGA
- a CDS encoding RIO1 family regulatory kinase/ATPase, which translates to MTNPQEMAFPRRKERFEDRRKESQDRKVLDEFFDHATLLAVSRLMHRGAFDTVDYPISTGKEGGVFRATKGSEYRAVKVYRIGNTTFRHLPPYTLEQLGRETSVGNFAGLISAWTRREHTILGQLTAAGVRVPKPYVHFRNVLVMEFIGTDGGAAPRLRDATVDDPAALYEDLVAQLSLMIRPGRLVHGDLSPWNVLYWEGKCVLIDVAQAIPADHPEARRLLDRDIANFVKFFKGLDFKVTKEEFLHAIGADHVGKRS; encoded by the coding sequence ATGACCAATCCTCAGGAGATGGCCTTCCCCCGCCGCAAAGAGCGTTTCGAAGACCGGCGCAAGGAGTCGCAGGACCGCAAGGTCCTGGACGAGTTCTTCGACCACGCCACGCTCCTTGCGGTCTCCCGGCTCATGCACCGCGGAGCGTTCGACACGGTGGACTACCCGATCTCCACGGGCAAGGAAGGCGGCGTCTTCCGGGCGACGAAGGGTAGTGAGTACCGCGCTGTGAAGGTCTACCGCATCGGCAACACGACGTTCCGGCACCTGCCTCCCTACACCCTGGAACAGCTTGGGCGGGAGACGAGCGTCGGCAACTTTGCAGGATTGATCAGCGCCTGGACCCGTCGCGAGCATACGATCCTCGGCCAGCTCACCGCCGCGGGGGTGCGCGTGCCCAAGCCGTACGTCCACTTCCGCAACGTGCTCGTGATGGAGTTCATCGGGACCGACGGAGGTGCGGCCCCGCGACTGCGGGACGCCACGGTCGACGACCCGGCGGCCCTGTACGAGGACCTGGTGGCTCAGCTCAGCCTGATGATCCGGCCCGGGCGGCTGGTGCACGGCGACCTCTCCCCGTGGAACGTCCTCTACTGGGAGGGCAAGTGCGTCCTCATCGACGTGGCCCAGGCGATCCCGGCGGACCATCCCGAGGCGCGCCGTCTCCTCGATCGCGACATCGCGAACTTCGTGAAGTTCTTCAAGGGGCTCGATTTCAAGGTCACGAAGGAGGAGTTCCTCCACGCGATCGGGGCCGACCACGTGGGGAAGCGCTCGTAA
- a CDS encoding NfeD family protein, producing the protein MDDTIGIILLVAGIILLAAELIHPGALLLIPASVLLMAGFLWIFLPNALLDSDFGIILIIVAAVAGALLEIPYYRWVAPVHAPMSTTVGTLVGQEGVIIAPVLPDTLRGKVRIGSEVWSARADVAIAPGTHVRVVGGSGVSVSVEVIASVSEPSGVPP; encoded by the coding sequence GTGGACGACACGATAGGGATCATCCTCCTGGTCGCGGGGATCATCCTGCTCGCGGCGGAGCTGATCCACCCCGGAGCGCTGCTGCTGATCCCGGCATCGGTCCTCTTGATGGCGGGGTTCCTGTGGATCTTCCTTCCGAACGCCCTTCTCGACAGCGATTTTGGCATCATCCTGATCATCGTGGCCGCCGTCGCGGGGGCCCTGCTTGAGATTCCCTATTACAGGTGGGTGGCGCCCGTTCATGCTCCCATGTCGACCACGGTCGGAACGCTGGTCGGTCAGGAAGGCGTGATCATCGCCCCGGTGCTCCCGGACACTCTCCGCGGTAAGGTCCGCATCGGTTCGGAGGTCTGGTCCGCCCGCGCCGACGTGGCGATCGCTCCGGGGACCCACGTCCGGGTGGTCGGAGGCTCGGGCGTGTCGGTGTCGGTGGAAGTCATCGCATCGGTCTCGGAACCGTCGGGAGTACCCCCATGA